A single genomic interval of Osmerus eperlanus chromosome 14, fOsmEpe2.1, whole genome shotgun sequence harbors:
- the LOC134033848 gene encoding putative nuclease HARBI1: protein MAHRFERWDHLEDEEEIIIMPVLCRQRVLRDRLHPLDMYDDFDLYSRFRFPRAEIQKITDLLAADLQHDSDRNGALSPPLQVCLALRYFATGSFQNLVGDSIQVHKSTVCRAIRKVALSLCKRLNEYVKFPSQPQNTTRQKLHQIAGFPDILGCVDGTHIRIKGPKENENNFVNRKGYHSINTQIVCDADLVITNSVIKWPGAKHDSFILKQSSLWRDFEAGRYPGRLLGDSGYALRKWLMTPYLNPASVSEQCYNSAHTKTRNVVERCIGVLKNRWACLHRGILMEPDRAAAVAGACVVLHNMAMMWKVPLVEERNADDRGDIDIPFGEDNVPTEATWMSC, encoded by the exons ATGGCGCATCGTTTTGAAAGGTGGGATCAtttggaggacgaggaggagattATAATAATGCCTGTTTTGTGTCGGCAACGTGTTCTTCGCGATAGGTTACACCCCTTAGACATGTATGACGACTTTGATTTATACTCACGCTTTCGCTTTCCAAGAGCGGAGATACAGAAAATTACCGATCTGCTAGCTGCAGACTTGCAGCACGACTCAGACAGAAACGGGGCCCTAAGTCCGCCCTTACAAGTTTGCCTGGCATTACGCTATTTCGCTACGGGCTCATTTCAAAACTTGGTTGGGGATTCAATTCAAGTGCATAAATCTACTGTATGTAGAGCAATTAGAAAAGTCGCACTATCGTTGTGTAAGCGCTTGAACGAGTATGTTAAGTTTCCATCTCAGCCACAAAACACGACCCGTCAGAAACTCCATCAGATAGCCGGTTTCCCTGACATACTTGGCTGTGTAGATGGCACCCACATAAGAATCAAAGGACCCAAAGAAAACGAGAATAACTTTGTGAACAGGAAGGGATACCACTCAATCAACACGCAGATTGTATGTGATGCTGACCTTGTAATCACAAATTCGGTGATCAAATGGCCAGGGGCAAAGCATGACAGCTTCATCCTCAAGCAATCTAGCCTTTGGAGAGACTTTGAGGCTGGAAGATACCCTGGGAGGTTGCTAGGAGATTCAGGGTATGCCTTGAGAAAATGGCTTATGACCCCATACCTAAACCCAGCAAGTGTCAGTGAGCAGTGCTACAATTCAGCACACACCAAGACCAGAAATGTGGTAGAGCGGTGCATAGGTGTTCTGAAGAACCGATGGGCCTGTTTGCACAGAG GCATCTTGATGGAGCCTGACAGAGCTGCAGCTGTAGCCGGTGCCTGCGTTGTCCTACACAACATGGCAATGATGTGGAAAGTACCACTGGTGGAGGAAAGAAATGCAGATGATAGGGGTGACATAGACATTCCCTTCGGTGAGGACAACGTACCAACTGAGGCTACCTGGATGAGCTGCTAA